In the Campylobacter sp. RM6914 genome, one interval contains:
- the wecB gene encoding non-hydrolyzing UDP-N-acetylglucosamine 2-epimerase, with the protein MKKILIVFGTRPEAIKMVPLVKEFKKYLWFEIKVCVTAQHRHMLDQVLEIFDVKPDYDLDIMRSGQDLYDLTARILIKMRDVLEDFKPDIVFVHGDTTTASSTALAAFYKQIKIAHIEAGLRTGNIYSPFPEEINRQMIGIMASYHFAPTNLSKGNLLKENKDEKNIEVVGNTVIDALFLLLNMMDKNSDFKNKILTLLNLKYNLNHDRKIILVTGHRRENFGDGFINICNALKDIATKNPDIDIVYPVHLNPNVQKPVSDILSNTKNVYLIAPLEYSEFVYLMSRAYFIITDSGGVQEEAPSLGKPVLVMRDTTERPEALQAGTVKLVGVDRVKIVSEAQKLLDNIDVYSKMSKAHNPYGDGSACAKIVDFIKNLG; encoded by the coding sequence ATGAAAAAGATACTTATAGTTTTTGGAACTAGACCAGAAGCCATTAAAATGGTTCCTTTGGTAAAAGAATTTAAAAAATACCTATGGTTTGAGATTAAGGTGTGTGTTACGGCACAACATAGGCATATGCTTGATCAGGTTCTTGAGATCTTTGATGTAAAGCCGGATTATGATCTAGATATCATGCGGTCTGGACAAGACCTTTATGATCTGACTGCTAGAATTTTGATAAAAATGAGAGATGTCTTAGAGGATTTTAAACCAGATATTGTCTTTGTGCATGGAGATACGACTACTGCAAGCAGTACTGCTTTAGCTGCTTTTTATAAACAGATAAAGATTGCGCATATTGAGGCAGGGTTAAGAACTGGTAATATATATTCTCCGTTTCCAGAAGAGATAAATAGACAGATGATCGGAATAATGGCCAGCTATCATTTTGCTCCGACAAATCTATCAAAAGGTAATCTTTTAAAAGAAAACAAAGATGAAAAAAATATTGAAGTTGTAGGAAATACAGTAATAGATGCTCTATTCTTATTGCTAAACATGATGGATAAAAATAGTGATTTTAAAAATAAAATCTTAACCTTGCTTAATTTAAAATACAACTTAAATCACGATAGAAAAATCATACTTGTAACTGGACATAGAAGAGAAAATTTTGGCGATGGTTTTATAAATATTTGTAACGCATTAAAGGATATTGCGACCAAGAATCCAGATATAGATATAGTATATCCAGTACATCTTAATCCAAATGTGCAAAAACCAGTAAGTGATATCTTGTCAAATACTAAAAACGTTTATCTTATTGCACCGCTTGAATATAGTGAGTTCGTATATCTGATGAGTAGAGCATACTTTATTATTACGGATAGTGGTGGGGTGCAAGAAGAGGCGCCAAGTTTAGGAAAGCCCGTGCTTGTGATGAGGGACACCACAGAAAGACCAGAGGCTTTGCAGGCTGGGACGGTTAAGCTTGTAGGAGTGGATAGGGTAAAAATAGTAAGTGAAGCACAAAAATTACTTGACAATATAGATGTGTACAGCAAGATGAGCAAGGCGCACAATCCTTATGGTGATGGTAGTGCTTGTGCTAAGATAGTTGATTTTATTAAAAATTTGGGATAG
- a CDS encoding phosphomannomutase/phosphoglucomutase, with protein MFDNIFREYDIRGIFDQDLNEASVKAIGYALGLKMKELGVKTLSVGYDARLSASELFKFLLSGLNKAGGIKIYDIGLLPTPVGYFSVYADYFDANVMITGSHNPKEYNGFKITIKKDSFFGDDLQKLKLEVNKIIDQNTRIDDDVACEKFDILTPYKEFFVKEFAGLKSFKEPFVIDCANGAIGVSVVPIINELGLNAKILYPEPDGNFPNHHPDPSEKENLEDIFRFIDGGDVKLGFGFDGDGDRIAVITPKRDIKGDELAYLYALNMQNPRVLGEVKCSQNMYDEIAKIGEVFMGKTGHSNIKKMMKELNVDLAAEVSGHIFFKERYFGFDDALYAMMRVLELVNKGFDLDGELDKMPPVFSTDEIKIKVGEEDKFKIVEELKRRIKHNECDLPKILNLIEIDGVRIQFEDGWALVRASNTTPVIVTRFEAKNEIFLNEIQEKVTDAVRLCV; from the coding sequence ATGTTTGATAATATTTTTAGAGAATACGACATTCGCGGTATTTTTGATCAAGACCTCAATGAAGCTAGTGTAAAAGCTATCGGATATGCCTTGGGTTTAAAAATGAAAGAGCTTGGTGTAAAAACACTAAGCGTTGGCTATGATGCAAGGCTAAGTGCGAGCGAGTTATTTAAATTTTTACTTAGTGGTTTAAATAAGGCTGGCGGTATTAAAATTTATGACATAGGCTTGCTTCCTACGCCAGTGGGATACTTTAGTGTGTATGCTGACTATTTTGACGCAAATGTTATGATAACTGGCTCACATAATCCAAAAGAGTATAATGGGTTTAAAATAACTATAAAAAAAGATAGCTTTTTTGGTGATGATCTGCAAAAATTAAAACTTGAAGTAAATAAAATAATAGATCAAAACACGCGCATAGATGACGATGTAGCTTGCGAGAAATTTGACATTCTAACACCATATAAAGAGTTTTTTGTTAAAGAATTTGCGGGGTTAAAGAGCTTTAAAGAGCCTTTTGTGATCGACTGTGCGAATGGTGCGATAGGCGTGAGTGTCGTACCTATCATAAACGAACTTGGCTTAAATGCTAAAATTTTATACCCTGAGCCTGACGGAAATTTCCCAAACCATCACCCGGATCCAAGTGAAAAGGAAAATTTAGAGGATATTTTTAGGTTTATTGACGGTGGTGATGTAAAGCTTGGCTTTGGTTTTGACGGCGATGGCGATCGTATAGCGGTGATCACTCCAAAGCGTGATATAAAGGGTGATGAGTTAGCTTATCTTTATGCGTTAAATATGCAAAATCCACGCGTTCTAGGTGAGGTAAAATGCTCGCAAAATATGTATGACGAGATCGCTAAGATCGGTGAAGTTTTCATGGGCAAAACCGGACATAGTAATATAAAAAAGATGATGAAAGAGCTAAATGTGGATCTTGCTGCCGAAGTTAGTGGACATATCTTTTTTAAAGAGCGATATTTTGGTTTTGATGACGCACTTTATGCGATGATGAGAGTTTTGGAGCTTGTTAATAAAGGCTTTGACCTTGATGGTGAACTTGACAAGATGCCACCTGTTTTTAGTACCGATGAGATAAAGATAAAAGTAGGCGAAGAGGATAAATTTAAAATAGTCGAAGAGCTTAAAAGACGTATAAAACATAATGAATGTGACTTACCTAAAATTTTAAATCTTATCGAGATAGACGGCGTTCGAATCCAATTTGAAGATGGCTGGGCGCTAGTGCGTGCTTCAAATACTACTCCCGTTATAGTAACTAGGTTTGAAGCTAAAAATGAGATATTTTTGAATGAAATTCAAGAGAAAGTTACGGATGCAGTAAGGCTTTGTGTATGA
- the groL gene encoding chaperonin GroEL (60 kDa chaperone family; promotes refolding of misfolded polypeptides especially under stressful conditions; forms two stacked rings of heptamers to form a barrel-shaped 14mer; ends can be capped by GroES; misfolded proteins enter the barrel where they are refolded when GroES binds), with protein sequence MAKEIFYSDDARNRLYEGVRKLNDAVKVTMGPRGRNVLIQKSFGAPAITKDGVSVAKEVDLKDTIENMGASLVREVASKTNDQAGDGTTTATVLAHAIFKEGLRNVTAGANPIEVKRGMDKEVAALVEELKNISKKVSGSKEIAQIATISANSDDSIGKLIADAMEKVGKDGVITVEEAKSIEDELNVVEGMQFDRGYLSPYFITNTEKMQVELSNPYILLFDKKIANLKDLLPVLEAIQKTGKPLLIIAEDIEGEALATLVVNKLRGVLNISAVKAPGFGDRRKAMLEDIAILTGGEVISEELGRTLEGATLNDLGQASSVVIDKDNTTIVNGAGEKAAIDARINQIKAQIAETTSDYDREKLQERLAKLSGGVAVIKVGAATETEMKEKKDRVDDALSATRAAVEEGIVVGGGSALILASKRVKLDLVGDEKIGAEIVRRALRAPLRQIAENAGFDAGVVANAVETSADENFGFNAANGEYVNMFEAGIIDPVKVERVALQNAVSVASLLLTTEATISEIKEDKPLPAMPDMGGMGGMGGMM encoded by the coding sequence ATGGCAAAAGAAATTTTTTACTCAGATGACGCAAGAAACCGCTTGTATGAAGGCGTTAGAAAACTAAATGACGCTGTTAAGGTAACAATGGGACCACGCGGACGTAACGTGCTTATCCAAAAGAGCTTTGGTGCACCTGCTATCACAAAAGATGGCGTGAGTGTTGCCAAGGAAGTTGATCTAAAAGATACTATAGAAAACATGGGTGCAAGCTTAGTTCGCGAAGTTGCTAGTAAGACAAACGACCAAGCTGGTGACGGCACTACGACTGCGACAGTTTTGGCTCATGCGATATTTAAAGAAGGTCTTAGAAATGTAACTGCAGGCGCAAATCCTATCGAAGTAAAACGCGGTATGGATAAAGAAGTAGCTGCTCTTGTTGAAGAGCTAAAAAATATCTCTAAAAAAGTTTCAGGCTCAAAAGAGATCGCACAAATCGCAACAATCTCTGCAAATTCAGATGACAGCATCGGCAAGTTGATAGCTGACGCTATGGAAAAAGTTGGAAAAGACGGTGTTATCACTGTTGAAGAGGCAAAGTCTATCGAAGACGAGCTAAATGTAGTTGAAGGTATGCAATTTGACCGTGGATATTTAAGCCCGTATTTCATCACAAATACTGAAAAAATGCAAGTTGAACTAAGTAATCCATACATCTTGTTATTTGACAAAAAAATCGCAAATTTAAAAGATCTTTTACCTGTGCTTGAGGCCATACAAAAAACAGGAAAACCTCTTTTGATAATCGCTGAAGATATCGAAGGTGAAGCACTTGCGACACTTGTAGTAAACAAACTTCGTGGCGTACTAAATATCTCTGCCGTAAAAGCTCCTGGTTTTGGCGATAGAAGAAAAGCTATGCTTGAAGATATTGCTATCTTAACAGGTGGTGAAGTTATCAGTGAAGAGCTAGGCAGAACTCTTGAAGGTGCTACTTTAAATGATCTTGGACAAGCTTCAAGCGTAGTTATCGACAAAGATAATACAACTATCGTAAATGGTGCCGGAGAAAAAGCCGCAATAGACGCTAGAATCAACCAAATCAAAGCTCAAATCGCAGAAACTACAAGCGACTATGATCGTGAAAAACTTCAAGAACGTCTAGCTAAGTTAAGCGGAGGCGTAGCTGTTATAAAAGTAGGAGCTGCTACTGAAACCGAGATGAAAGAGAAAAAAGACCGCGTTGATGACGCTTTAAGCGCAACTCGCGCAGCCGTAGAAGAGGGCATAGTTGTAGGCGGTGGCTCTGCACTTATCCTTGCTTCAAAACGCGTAAAACTTGACCTTGTGGGCGATGAAAAAATAGGTGCTGAGATAGTTCGTCGCGCACTTCGCGCTCCACTTCGCCAAATCGCTGAAAACGCTGGTTTTGACGCGGGTGTAGTTGCAAATGCAGTTGAAACTAGTGCAGATGAGAATTTTGGCTTTAACGCTGCAAACGGCGAGTATGTAAATATGTTTGAAGCAGGTATTATAGATCCTGTGAAAGTTGAGCGTGTAGCTCTTCAAAACGCTGTTTCAGTAGCTAGCTTGCTTCTAACCACAGAAGCTACGATTAGCGAGATAAAAGAAGATAAACCACTTCCTGCAATGCCTGATATGGGCGGAATGGGTGGTATGGGCGGAATGATGTAA
- the groES gene encoding co-chaperone GroES — protein MNFQPLGKRILVERVEETKTTASGIIIPDNAKEKPLSGKTLAVSSEVECVKTGDTVVFGKYAGTEITLDAKQYLVLNLDDVLGVIK, from the coding sequence ATGAATTTTCAACCATTAGGCAAACGTATTCTAGTTGAGCGTGTGGAAGAAACAAAAACCACCGCTTCAGGTATTATTATACCCGATAACGCAAAAGAGAAACCTTTAAGTGGTAAAACATTAGCGGTAAGTAGCGAAGTAGAGTGTGTAAAGACAGGAGATACAGTTGTATTTGGCAAATATGCAGGCACTGAAATCACGCTTGACGCCAAGCAATATCTAGTCTTAAATCTTGATGATGTTTTAGGCGTAATAAAATAA
- a CDS encoding translocation/assembly module TamB domain-containing protein, producing MKILAYIAGILILTVFCVFGFIFSSFGNSMIASYAQNLAKQKAGIELSFDKFELGISKVDINAKVNNEISASINGDFSVFSQNIDLTYEINASDLKSANLKLTQPIALSGKIKGKFNNFDANGAGEALGSSINFLANIKEYKPLSLQLNAKQLKIDEILALVKQPIYASGRIDITSNITEQNDMPNGMAEILIYDAVANNALISRDFNVSLPKNFTFKGAANAQIANWIANVKSTLITPIATANTTKTVYNIDNKSLNTDFMIEISDLAKLEPIINQKLNGALKANGDLTFSDYKLQNLNAVIDGLGGKIDANLKDGKLLAKIHSIKLEEALKLAAQPPYATANINATATIENLNDAKNIKGNIALTSDGKINKNELKKVANLNLAKDVGFSLNTDAIIAKSIAKFKANLLSELIKLKDVSGEFDIQKQSLSSKFSLLADDLAKFESITQQKLSGAVNLNGDIKVVDKVLSELGIYGSVIGGEINAKFKDQNLNATLKNGSLKDAFLLLAQAPLANAKLNLSANLSSIDLKNLNGDILLSFTNGEAYEKELSKLLEKNFPSGVKFEATSNIKLAKNVADFTTDVSSTLLNLKDTSGKFDINSGNLNAKFNAFIPELSRLKFATGRELKGALNATGDIVKSGENLIANLNSNVFGGTITAKLNNNDLNAILQNFTFKDLTDTLNMQHIYDGIGDGRLNYNLASQKGDFNIDINEGRLVSNDFTNTIKTFSGRDITSEIYKNGYLKGTIDKNLINFKAQMSAQRSDINVTNGTFDTTSQAMNIPVDFKYEKTDAKIAITGTTQDPKYSVSSEYLKGKITKEIDRFLDKKLGKDSNETNSSTTKDAIKGLLKGLF from the coding sequence ATGAAAATTTTAGCCTACATCGCAGGAATTTTAATTCTCACTGTATTTTGTGTATTTGGTTTTATCTTTAGCAGTTTTGGCAACTCTATGATCGCTTCTTATGCGCAAAATTTGGCAAAACAAAAAGCAGGCATAGAACTTAGTTTTGATAAATTTGAGCTTGGCATTAGCAAAGTGGATATAAATGCTAAAGTTAATAATGAAATATCAGCAAGTATAAATGGTGATTTTTCGGTATTTTCCCAAAATATAGATCTTACTTACGAAATAAATGCAAGCGACCTAAAAAGCGCAAATTTAAAACTCACGCAACCGATCGCGTTAAGTGGCAAAATAAAGGGCAAATTTAACAACTTTGATGCAAACGGAGCAGGAGAAGCCCTTGGATCAAGTATAAATTTCTTAGCAAACATTAAAGAGTATAAGCCTTTAAGCTTACAACTAAACGCAAAACAGCTAAAAATAGATGAGATTTTAGCCCTTGTCAAGCAGCCGATATATGCAAGCGGACGTATCGATATCACATCAAATATAACCGAACAAAACGACATGCCAAACGGGATGGCTGAAATTTTAATATATGACGCGGTAGCAAACAATGCTTTGATATCACGTGACTTTAACGTAAGCTTGCCTAAAAATTTCACATTTAAAGGCGCTGCAAATGCGCAAATAGCAAACTGGATCGCAAATGTAAAAAGCACTCTTATCACGCCTATCGCTACTGCAAATACGACAAAAACAGTGTATAACATAGACAATAAGTCGTTAAATACAGACTTTATGATCGAGATCAGTGATCTAGCCAAACTTGAGCCTATCATCAACCAAAAATTAAACGGTGCTCTAAAAGCTAACGGCGATCTTACTTTTAGCGACTATAAACTTCAAAATTTAAATGCCGTTATCGACGGGCTTGGTGGCAAGATAGATGCAAATTTAAAAGATGGCAAGTTGCTAGCTAAAATTCACTCCATTAAGCTTGAAGAAGCGTTAAAACTAGCCGCACAACCCCCATACGCAACTGCAAACATAAACGCAACTGCCACTATTGAAAATTTAAACGACGCTAAAAATATCAAAGGCAATATCGCTCTTACAAGTGATGGCAAAATAAATAAAAACGAACTTAAAAAAGTAGCAAATTTAAACCTAGCAAAAGATGTTGGCTTTAGCCTAAACACCGATGCAATCATAGCCAAATCAATAGCTAAATTTAAAGCAAATTTACTTAGTGAGCTGATAAAACTAAAAGACGTTAGTGGTGAATTTGATATACAAAAACAGAGCTTAAGTAGCAAATTTTCACTTCTTGCGGATGATCTGGCAAAATTTGAAAGTATCACCCAACAAAAACTAAGCGGAGCCGTAAATTTAAACGGCGATATCAAAGTAGTAGATAAAGTTTTAAGCGAGCTTGGAATTTATGGAAGTGTGATCGGCGGAGAGATAAATGCCAAATTCAAAGACCAAAACCTAAATGCCACACTTAAAAACGGCTCACTAAAAGATGCATTTTTATTACTTGCTCAAGCACCGCTTGCAAATGCCAAACTAAATTTAAGTGCAAATTTAAGTTCTATAGATCTAAAAAACCTAAATGGCGACATACTCTTGTCATTTACTAACGGTGAAGCTTACGAAAAAGAGCTTAGCAAACTACTAGAAAAAAACTTCCCAAGCGGAGTAAAATTTGAAGCCACATCAAACATTAAACTCGCAAAAAACGTAGCAGACTTTACTACGGATGTCAGCTCGACGCTTTTAAATTTAAAAGATACAAGCGGGAAATTTGACATAAATAGCGGCAACCTAAATGCTAAATTTAACGCCTTTATCCCGGAACTATCAAGGTTAAAATTTGCCACAGGACGAGAGTTAAAAGGCGCACTTAACGCAACCGGGGATATTGTAAAAAGTGGTGAAAATTTAATAGCCAACCTTAACTCAAATGTCTTTGGTGGCACAATAACTGCAAAACTTAACAACAACGATCTTAATGCCATCTTGCAAAATTTCACCTTTAAGGACTTAACCGACACATTAAACATGCAACATATTTATGACGGTATAGGAGATGGCAGGCTAAACTACAACCTAGCTTCACAAAAAGGCGACTTTAATATCGACATAAACGAAGGCAGACTCGTATCAAACGACTTTACAAATACCATAAAGACATTTAGTGGACGCGACATAACAAGTGAAATTTACAAAAACGGCTATCTAAAAGGCACGATAGATAAAAATCTTATAAACTTTAAAGCCCAGATGAGTGCACAAAGAAGCGATATAAACGTTACAAACGGCACTTTTGATACCACGTCGCAAGCTATGAATATCCCGGTTGATTTTAAATACGAAAAAACAGACGCTAAAATCGCCATAACAGGCACCACTCAAGATCCAAAATACAGCGTGAGTTCAGAATACCTTAAAGGCAAAATCACAAAAGAGATAGATAGGTTTTTAGATAAAAAACTTGGCAAGGATAGTAACGAAACGAACTCTAGCACGACAAAAGATGCTATAAAAGGGCTTTTAAAAGGGTTGTTTTAA
- a CDS encoding MBL fold metallo-hydrolase, with protein MKINKILFIVALFFGLNFMAFAQDSFQHIRNATAKISYAGKVFLLDPYLAPKGKYPGFEGTLNSHLRNPLIELPMDVKEVYKGVDAIIITHTHPDHFDEVAAQILPKELPVFVQHNADAKLLVSQGFKNIKVIYDSVEFDGVKLSKTGGAHGTVEMYANPNLSALLGDAMGVVFETKGHETLYVMGDTLWTADVNKALNKFNPSVVVMNTGDARILGFENSGIIMGKADVEHAAKVLVNTKIIAVHMDAVNHASVSREDLRKFVKEKGIDSKIIIPNDGDVVKF; from the coding sequence ATGAAAATAAATAAAATTTTATTTATAGTTGCCCTATTTTTTGGGCTAAATTTCATGGCTTTTGCACAAGATAGCTTCCAACACATCAGAAACGCTACGGCTAAGATTAGCTATGCGGGCAAAGTCTTTTTGCTAGATCCATACCTTGCGCCAAAAGGCAAATATCCAGGCTTTGAAGGCACTTTAAACTCACATCTAAGAAATCCTCTAATAGAGCTTCCGATGGATGTAAAAGAGGTGTATAAAGGTGTGGATGCTATCATTATCACCCATACTCATCCTGACCACTTTGACGAAGTAGCAGCACAAATTTTACCAAAAGAGCTACCTGTGTTTGTCCAGCACAATGCCGACGCAAAGCTTCTTGTTTCACAAGGTTTTAAGAATATAAAAGTTATATATGACAGTGTGGAATTTGATGGTGTAAAATTAAGCAAAACAGGCGGTGCGCACGGCACTGTGGAGATGTATGCTAACCCAAATCTTTCAGCACTCCTAGGTGATGCGATGGGTGTAGTCTTTGAGACTAAAGGACATGAGACGCTTTATGTTATGGGCGATACTTTGTGGACGGCTGATGTAAATAAGGCGCTTAATAAATTTAACCCAAGCGTAGTTGTGATGAATACTGGCGACGCTAGAATTTTAGGCTTTGAAAATAGCGGTATCATAATGGGAAAAGCCGATGTAGAACACGCCGCAAAGGTGCTTGTAAACACTAAAATCATAGCCGTTCATATGGACGCGGTTAATCACGCAAGTGTAAGCCGCGAAGATTTGCGTAAATTTGTAAAAGAAAAAGGTATAGATAGTAAGATTATCATCCCAAATGACGGCGATGTTGTTAAATTTTAA
- a CDS encoding ABC transporter permease, which translates to MSNIFLIAKLDITESFRSRWFLLYMLVFTGLVITFIFSGITDSRVLGFSGLTRLLLLFIQICVIIVPIFILVSTVRSINADRDTNLLEYILSFPISLAEYYFGKALGRIFVIFTPLVFALLLTLVTGVAKDIEIPWQILGFYTALLFSLSIVFLSFGFFISALIKNQEMGQGVAFLLWLVLLAFMDLVLIGFLMKSSVREDIIFFIALINPIEVFRVAAISLFDPNLAVIGVASNFILTNFSTMGFVLYSIFYPIVLGVILLTAGYFIFSSKDLV; encoded by the coding sequence ATGAGTAATATTTTCTTAATAGCCAAACTTGACATTACAGAGTCGTTTCGCTCAAGGTGGTTCTTGCTTTATATGCTTGTGTTTACGGGACTTGTGATAACGTTTATATTTAGCGGAATTACTGACTCTCGTGTGCTTGGATTTTCGGGACTTACTAGGCTTTTGCTACTGTTTATTCAAATTTGCGTTATTATCGTGCCTATTTTTATACTAGTCTCTACCGTGCGAAGTATAAATGCCGATAGGGACACAAATTTACTAGAATACATCCTAAGTTTTCCTATTAGTCTGGCGGAGTATTACTTTGGTAAGGCGCTTGGTAGGATATTTGTTATATTTACGCCTTTGGTTTTTGCACTTTTGCTAACTCTTGTTACTGGAGTTGCTAAAGATATAGAGATACCGTGGCAAATTTTAGGCTTTTATACGGCTTTGCTTTTTTCACTTAGTATAGTCTTTTTGTCGTTTGGATTTTTTATCTCGGCTTTGATTAAAAATCAAGAGATGGGGCAGGGTGTAGCATTTTTGCTTTGGTTGGTTCTGCTTGCTTTTATGGATTTGGTATTGATAGGGTTCTTGATGAAAAGTAGTGTTAGAGAGGATATTATATTTTTTATAGCACTCATTAATCCCATCGAGGTTTTTAGGGTTGCTGCTATTAGTTTGTTTGATCCAAATTTAGCCGTTATCGGCGTGGCTTCAAATTTTATACTCACAAATTTTAGCACAATGGGTTTTGTTTTGTATTCGATTTTTTATCCTATAGTTTTGGGTGTTATCTTGCTTACGGCAGGCTATTTTATATTTAGTAGTAAAGATCTAGTTTAA
- a CDS encoding ATP-binding cassette domain-containing protein, which translates to MIILKGITKTFSSQNILKNINLHIKKSQKVVIYGQNGAGKSSLMRIILGEFRPNNGEVKVCSADPFLSRKDALKNISFVPQTPPPLKFSLKELCEFVCKTSDVKFDRIKFFCDKLELDLNGNLNKPFYKLSGGMKQKMLVAIAFSKDSDVLIFDEPTANLDPKARGNFIGLLDEFAKSKTLVCISHRVDEVKQICDRYIEMDLGEIIKDETTGDHE; encoded by the coding sequence GTGATAATTTTAAAAGGCATTACAAAGACTTTTAGCTCGCAAAATATTTTAAAAAATATTAATTTGCATATTAAAAAATCACAAAAAGTCGTAATATACGGACAAAATGGGGCGGGCAAAAGCTCGCTTATGCGTATAATCTTGGGCGAATTTAGACCAAATAACGGCGAGGTAAAAGTATGTAGCGCAGATCCATTTTTATCAAGAAAAGATGCTTTAAAAAACATATCATTTGTGCCACAAACTCCGCCGCCTTTGAAATTTAGTCTAAAAGAGCTTTGTGAGTTTGTTTGCAAAACTTCTGATGTTAAATTTGATCGCATTAAGTTTTTTTGCGATAAATTAGAGCTTGATTTAAATGGAAATTTAAACAAGCCTTTTTATAAGCTTTCAGGCGGCATGAAGCAAAAAATGCTTGTTGCCATAGCTTTTTCAAAAGATAGCGATGTGCTTATATTTGATGAGCCAACGGCAAACCTTGATCCAAAGGCAAGAGGAAATTTTATAGGGCTTTTGGATGAGTTTGCTAAAAGTAAAACACTTGTTTGTATCTCGCACAGGGTCGATGAGGTAAAGCAAATTTGCGATAGATACATAGAGATGGATCTTGGCGAAATTATCAAAGACGAAACCACAGGAGATCACGAATGA
- a CDS encoding NapH/MauN family ferredoxin-type protein, which produces MNKYTTRCTVAKTGFFDTLVIENEQGKKRLSIRSWRIFSIVLVHLLFILSYYADIQILEGSISGSRMLGFHLTDAFMSFEVFAATHEFAINLIIGTCTILFFYALVGGRAFCSWICPYSLLGEIGEKIHENLAAKKIISRRNFDPRWRYVFAVLFLTMSFASSQLVFEIFSVVGIFSRFIIYGYFHAIWFVVFVLFVEIFFSRRAWCRYFCPIGATYSLLTRTNAIKVSWNKELCDHCLVCIDTCLMPHVLEITKKNAKLSGDEDKKEFRLVGGDCTLCGRCIDVCHHDALKFDNGFKRLI; this is translated from the coding sequence ATGAATAAATACACCACCCGTTGCACGGTAGCAAAAACGGGTTTTTTTGATACCTTGGTAATAGAAAACGAGCAGGGTAAAAAACGCTTAAGTATCCGTTCATGGCGGATATTTAGCATAGTTTTAGTCCATCTTTTGTTTATCCTTTCATACTATGCGGATATTCAAATTTTAGAAGGAAGTATCAGCGGTTCAAGGATGCTTGGCTTTCATCTTACGGATGCGTTTATGAGCTTTGAGGTCTTTGCCGCGACACATGAATTTGCTATAAATTTAATTATCGGTACATGTACGATTTTGTTTTTTTACGCTCTTGTCGGGGGCAGGGCGTTTTGTAGCTGGATATGCCCGTATTCGCTTTTAGGCGAGATAGGCGAGAAGATACATGAAAATTTAGCCGCTAAAAAGATCATATCAAGGCGAAATTTTGACCCTAGATGGAGATATGTCTTTGCTGTTTTGTTTTTGACTATGAGTTTTGCAAGCTCTCAACTTGTGTTTGAAATTTTTAGCGTCGTTGGGATATTTTCAAGGTTTATCATATATGGGTATTTTCATGCGATATGGTTTGTAGTGTTTGTTCTTTTTGTGGAAATTTTCTTTTCAAGAAGGGCTTGGTGTAGGTATTTTTGCCCTATCGGAGCAACCTACTCACTTCTAACTCGCACAAATGCCATTAAAGTAAGCTGGAACAAAGAGCTTTGTGATCACTGTCTTGTTTGTATAGACACTTGTTTAATGCCACACGTGCTTGAGATAACTAAGAAAAACGCCAAGCTTAGCGGCGATGAAGATAAAAAAGAATTTAGGCTAGTTGGTGGCGACTGCACGCTTTGTGGACGCTGTATCGACGTATGTCATCACGATGCGCTTAAATTTGACAACGGTTTTAAAAGATTAATCTAA